The genomic region TGGAAGTCCACTATGGCTATGGGGGTGTATTGCCGTTCTGGTGGGCGAACTGTGTTATTCGGCAGGGGCAATATACTCCAAGAAGGTTATTAATCAGTTCAAAGAAGCGAACCCTGTAGCAATCAACGCAGTACAGATGATGTATGGAGGACTGTTGTTAAGCTTGCTCTCAGCGGTTACAGAATCGTGGAATATGTCTGCTCTGGACTGGGTACCTGCTGTCTCGTCCGTAATTTATTTGACTGTCGTTGGCTCGATGGTGGGTCACAGCCTGTTCTACTGGATCATGTCTCGCACGAATCCGCTGTTCCCAGCGACCTGGCTGTACATCTCCCCGCCGATAGCGGTTGGTCTGGGTGCCATTGTCTATAATGAACATGTCAGTTGGATTACGTGGATTGGTGTAGCCTTGGTCGTTACAGGTCTCTTGGCGATGAATGAGAAAGTGATGGATTGGTTAAAACGAGGTGGGCGCACAAATCCGTTGGTTCAGACTTCCAAAACTGTGGTAAAATAGGTTGCATGTAATTCCGAACGGGAATGAGGAAGAAACCATGGATAACAGACAAAAACTTGGAGCAATATTGTTGTTTGCAGGTATTCTACTGTATGGTGCAATTCATATTGCGAGCGTTATACACATGCCAAGCGTGATGGTTTGGTCTGATACGTGGGGGCAGTATTTTGCAGCCGTATCTGAGACACATGGCTGGGTTGGTTATGTCCTGGCCATCCTATTATTTATCGTGGGGGCTTTGCTGTTGTTGACTGTTTTCGTTTCTGAACTTCCTAAGAGTACGATGATACAGGATATCAGGGAACGTGATCAGGAATTCGAAGAGAAGTACAGGAATGGAAGGCACTAGGCGAATGTGATTGCAAAATAGTATCGGGTGGCATATTGATCGGTCTAATTATAATAACAGCCCTGCACAGCGAGCTATCGCTGACAGGGCTGTTTGTGTTGTCATAATACATGTATAAAAGTAAATACTTCGCTTGAACCTTACTCTGCGTTCAATACAAACTTCTCGATAACCTCTTTTACGCCATCTTCGTTATTGCTTGCCGTAATGTAATCAGCCAGCTCTTTAAGAGCAGGGATGGCGTTACCCATTGCTACACCAAGTCCTGCAACTTCCAACATCTCATGGTCATTCCAAGAGTCGCCAATGGCAATGCACTCGCTCAATTGGTGACCAAAGTGGTCTGCGAGGAAGGTAAGAGCATGGCCTTTAGTTCCCTCATTGTGCATGATCTCGAGGAAGTAAGGTTTGGACTTCGTGATATGCACTTGTGGTCCAAGCAACTCACGCAGGTCAACAGCAACCTTATCCAAGTAATCCGGCTCATCGATGATCAGCAGCTTCGGTGTTTTTTGTTCAATGACTTTGATGAAATCAGATTCGATGTAATATTGTGTGCCGTTCAATTTGGCATAATCATGCAGTTTGTCGTTTTCTTCACGAGCATACAGCTTGTCATCAATGTACGTTTGAAGGTGAAGATTATTTTCCAGGCAATAATCGTACAGTTTGCGGGAAGCCTCCTGTGGAACGTAGCGCTCGTAGAGAACTTTTTCGTCCAGTAAGTTCTTCACCAATGCGCCTTGATACGTAATGATTGGCACGTTAAGTCCGGTCTGACGAGCAAGCGCTTGTGCGGAAGCATAAGCACGGCCAGTCGCCAGCGTTACAGTTACACCATGGGCAACCGCTTGTTCCAGCGCAGTTTGCGTGGCAGGGGTTACTTCCTTGTTGTCGTTGATCAGAGTGTCATCAATATCGATTGCGATTAATTTGTAGGTCATGTAAGTTTCTCTCCTTTTTATCTGTATCTATTCGGGTCTTAATCTATATAAATTCAACTTTACTCCTCCAGGAAAACAAGGCCGATAAAGTCTTCCAGCTCAAGGTTGCCAAAGTAGTGTTTTATATCCAGGCCCTCAAGCGCAGTACGCACCTCAGATTCCTCATAACGCTTGCCACGCAGCATATCTTCGATATCCGCCACATCGCCTACGCCGAAAAAGTCACCGAAGATTTTGATATCTTCAATTCGTCCATCTTTGATGTTCATGCGCAGGTCAATAATGCCGACAGGGAATTTGCGGGTATGCTTCACATTGCTTTCCGGAGACAGACCATAGTTCCAGTCCCAGTTGCTATAGCGCTCGGCAGAGATTTCCTTGATCTTGTCCCAGTCTTTCTCTGTGAGTGTATATTGCGGGACGTCTTGCGGCTCCATCCGGAAAATGTGACGCAACAGCTCATCGCGGAACTGTTCAATCGTCAGGTTACTGTCAATCAGGTCACGAATGTTGGCGACCCTGCTGCGGACAGATTTGGTACTCTTGGATTTGAATTTCTCGGGATTTACGTTCAGGGATGCTTGAACATGATCCAGATTCAGGTTAAACATCAATGTGCCGTGACTGAACATGCGACCGCGCGTGGAGAACTGGGCATTGCCCGAAATTTTCTTTTCTCCTACTTGCAGATCGTTACGCCCGGTTAGCTCGGCATTGACCCCAAGTTCCTGCAAGGCTTCAACCACAGGCTGGGTGAACTTGCGGAAGTTGTGGAAGGATTGACCGTCATCGGCTGTAATAAAACTGAAATTCAGGTTGCCGAGGTCGTGATATACCGCTCCGCCTCCCGAAAGACGACGGACAACCTGTACACCGTTATCCTGCACATATTCGATGTTGATCTCTTCAATGGTATTTTGGTGCTTTCCGATAATAATGGACGGGCGATTGATGTAGAACAGTAGATAACTGTCATCCTCCATCGGCAGATGCTTCAGAATATACTCCTCAATCGCGAGGTTTACAGACGGATCTGTAATGCCCTGGTTATCAACAAACAGCATGGTCATTCCTCCATTAATGTATGTGAGGGATCAAGATCCCTTATGTAGTGAACCTTGTAAAACAAACGAAACCGAAATTCCTCTTCTATTGTAAACGAATTGTGGTTGGGACACAAAGGAATTAGAAGGGGTACCGAAGGGTCGCCACGAACGAGCAACATGTAGCCTGGCAAAAAGACTTGTAAAACGGGATTGACCCGTACCTCCCACGCCATCCATAATAAAAAGGACATGTAGAAAGGGTGACGGAAGTATGACCGGTTACATTGAAGTTTTCGGACATGGCGGTGACGTGGAGACGGCCGCATCCCGGTTTGGAGGGAACGCTGCGGATTTCCTCGATTATAGCGCAAACATCAATCCGTTGGGCCCGCCAAAGGTAGTGTTGGAGGCTTTGGAGCAAGGATTGCAGTCGGTTCTTCGTTATCCTGATCCGGGCCATCGAGGGTTCAAATCAGTACTCAGTGAACGTTTGGGTGTGCCACAGGACCGTATTTCGGTAGGCAATGGCGCTGCTGAAAGCATGGCGTTGATCTTGCTCGGACTTGCTCCGCAGAAGGTCGGCACAGTGGAACCTGGATTTTCAGAATATCGTTCTTTAGCGCGACAATTCGGTGCGGAAGTCCAGCATGTGGAGGGACGAGAGGAGCTGGAGTGGCGTGCTGAACCTGAGGACATTGAACGACTGATGGAACAGGTAGACCTGCTGTTTCTTGGTCAGCCCAACAATCCAAATGGCGTACAGTATTCGGTGGAGATATTGCATCGTCTGGCTCGTAAAGCAGAGAAAACAGGTACTATCCTGGTCATCGATGAGGCATTTATGGATTTCATACCTGAATCAAGACAACATTCTCTTGCACCCAGACTGGAGGAATATCCACAGGTGATCATCATTCGATCAATGACGAAGTTTTACGCAATTCCGGGTCTGCGTCTGGGGTATGCCTTGGGACGTCCGGAATGGATTCGTGCGATGACGGAGAAACAGGTAACCTGGAGTGTGAATGGACTGGCGTTGATTGCAGGTGAAGCCTGTCTACGCAGCGGAGAACGGTTCGAACAGGACACACTGGCACAGATCGCACGGGAACGCGCGCGTTTAAAGGCAGGCTTGGAGTCGTATGGTTGTGTGGTAACACCGGGGGAAGCGAATTTTATTTTGGTGCGCCTACCAGAACCTTGGACTGCGGCATCCATGCAGGCAGCCCTGGGCGAGCGTGGCATTCTAATCCGTAGCTGTGCGATGTATCCGGGACTTGGTGAACGACATGTACGTTTGGCAGTAAAGGACGCAGAGGCCAACGAGTGCTTACTCGAAGCGCTAGGAAGTGTAATGGGGCGGCCAGACCACAAGCGACACATGATCGGAGCAGGGGGAACATGCGATGACACTGCCGTTTTATAATTACTACAAGAATGCAGAGGCAGACGAGAATGAATATCGTTCCTCTTCGTGGCCTGGGCTGAAGATTACTGCACACGGTCAATATATCAGAGCTGTGAGTCCTGCTGCTGCAAGTGCACTTTCCAGTGCGGTATATGGCGGCGGGATGCTTGAACTGGATCGGATATTTAACATCTATGTGGACCGACATTATCGCTGTGATGATCCTCCTCGTGATATCGAACGTTCTCTGCATGAATGGAAGGAGCAGCTTGATCAATGTGCGGGACTGTTGACTGCGGTTCGACTGGAGCATACTTCCATTCAGGAATACACAAGTGAGGCATTCGGAATTCTGTGTTGTACAACAGCCGGGGTGTCCAATGCTGCGCGGGCAGGTTCCGCAAGAACCGTATTTGATACGGAGGGAAATGAGGCTGTTGCCGTAGAGCTTTTAAAATCTACAACTCAATCTCACTTTACGAAGCCCTATGTCCCGGGCACGATTAATGTCATGTTATGGTTCAACGGACGAATGACATCGGGAGCAATGGTGAATGCAATCCAGACTGCGGTGGAAGCCAAAGCGGCGGCGCTGGCTGATTTCGGTGTTGCGGACTCGGAGAATGGACTGCTGGCCACAGGGACGACAACGGATGCTATTGTACTTGCGTTGAGTCAGGTGCACGAGCACAAGCCGCTAATTGCTTATGCGGGAACGGCTACAGTCATTGGTGCGGCTATCGGCAGGTTGGTGTATGACACGATCATGGAAAGCCTGCAAGCGGGACAGCAGTGGAAAGAGAGGAACAGGGTGTAATGACATTTCAGATAGGGCAACTGGCCTCCTGGCCATTCTGGACGGGAATGGCAGGTGCCTGGATTATTATAGGGGCATACATACTTGATCGATGCATCGGTGATCCACGCTGGATTCCTCATCCCGTGATTGGCATGGGGAAGGCAATCTCTGCGCTAGAGCGTAGCATTCGTTCCCGTGTGAGCACGGATTCCGGGCTGAAGAGGGCTGGTCTATTATTTCCGCTGCTGATTGCGGGTGGGGCGTTTGTAATTACCTGGGCATTCGTATATGTGCTGGGTCTCATTCATCCGGTCGTAGCAATAGTGGCTGAAGTGGTGCTTATTGCGACTACCATTGCTTCCAAAGGGTTGAAGGATGCAGGCATGGAGGTGTATCACCATCTGGTTCAGAAAGATTGGCCTGCTGCAAGAGGTTCACTTGGCATGATTGTTGGACGTGACACAGCTCATCTGGATGAACCGGAGGTCGTGCGAGGAACGGTGGAGACGGTAGCGGAGAATATTGTGGATGCCATCGTATCCCCTTTGTTCTATGCGTTAATAGGTGGCGCACCACTTGCGATGGCATATCGTGCGGTGAATACATTGGATTCAATGGTTGGTTATAAAAATGAGAAGTACATGCATCTCGGCTGGGCTTCCGCCCGTCTGGACGATTGGGCTAACTGGATTCCCGCACGGCTCACCGCCATCCTGCTGATCTTGGGTGCATGGGTCATGAAACTGGATGCCAAAGGCGCAGCACGTATGGTGACCCGAGATGCCAGATTGCATCCAAGTCCGAATAGTGGTTTTCCCGAATCGGCGGTGGCCGGAGCACTGGGGATCAGACTTGGTGGACACAATGTGTACCATGGCGTAGCTTCTTTTCGTGCCTATATGGGTGAGGCAACACGTCCGATGGCAGCAGAGGATATTGTGCGAACGACACGTCTCATGTTCTGGTCAGCGGGTTCTTTTGTAATCCTGTGTACACTGGTAACGCTCGGAATATGGCTCGCTGGAGGTACATTGTTATGGAAGTAACTGCAGGGCAGAATGGATCACAGCAACGAAATATTCTGTTTATACGTCATGGCACAACCGCATGGAATGTGGAAAAAAAATATCTGGGGCATACCGATATCGCTTTGCTGCCGGATGCAGAAAGAGAACTGGCTTCACTACGCGAGCAATTGAGCAACGTCTCGTGGGACTTGATATATTGCAGTGATCTGCTCCGTTGTCAGCAGACCCTGGCAATGATCGGGCCCCATTTATTAGGCCATGTGAAGCTGGAACCACGTCTGCGAGAGGTTGATTTTGGTCAATGGGAAGGATTAACGTACGATCAACTCAAGGACAACCAACAGTACCGGGACTGGATCGATGCTCCGCAGGACGTCACCCCGCCCGAGGGGGAGTCATGGCAGTCATTCACTGCACGAATCGATTTATTTCTACAAGAGTGCATAGGGTCGAATTGTCCGTCCATGCCCTCTCCTGACTCAGGCGTGCCCACCATTATTGTGGTCACCCACGGCGGTGTAATCCGGTATGCATTATCCCGTCTCATTGCCAATCTGGAATTCTGGGATACGCAGGTGATTCCGGGGCAAGCGATACAGGTGCGGCTGGAACAACATAGAGATCAGTGGGTTGGCACGAGGGTGGATTTTCCGTGAATCGGGTTGTAAGGATGTGCAATATAACCTATAATCACAACAGAAGTGTGACAGCACTGTAGTTTCGTGTGACAGGCAATAATGTCTGAACATGAATGCAGATGGCTCACTTGAATGGGTTAATTCATATCAGCGACCAAGGGTCCCGCGTGCATGCAGTAATGGTTCATGGCTATATCCAGTCATGGATGGCATACGGGTGAAATAGGGAAGCCGGTGCAAGTCCGGCACGGTCCCGCCACTGTAAATCAGGAACAATTCCTGTAAGTCAGGTTACCTGCCCTGGACGTTCAAACCGGTGTTCCTTCGAGGAAAGGACAGCGTTTCGGGCAGTTCTATGTGCATGCACAACAATATGTTGAACATGTACAGATCGCCATATGCGAGACGTCATCCCTGATCCTGACGTAAGGATTAGGGATTTTTTATTGTTCATATAAGATGAACCAGACATTTACACGTTAACGAAGAGTGCAGAACCGATCTGAAGAAACGGAGTGTTCGCTTAAAGCTTTCTACAAGAAAGATACATCGGAAGATGGTACTGCAATCGGAGTGGACCTGTGTGAAATGATGGGTTTAACTTGTACAGGAACACCAAGGCATTGGTAGTAAAAGCTCGAGCACGATGCAAGAAAATAGTACAAATAGAGAAGGGGAGAATAACAGAATGAATTTCAAGAATTGGAAAAGCGTAGCGTCCCTGCTGAGTGCAGCGGCACTCGCACTGGCTTTGGCCGGATGTGGCAATGCAACAACGAACGAGGGCACAGGTACTTCACAGCAACCGGCACAGGAGCAGTCCCAAGGCCAGGCGCAGACGGATCTCAAAACACAATATCCACTTACCGTTACCGATGCAACGGGTGAGTCCTTTACATTTGAAAAGGCACCAGCCAAAATCGTATCCGTGTCTCCAGCTGAGACCGAAACACTATTCGCACTTGGCTTGGACGAGCAGATTGTAGGGGTATCCGACTATGATGATTATCCTGAAGCGGCAACAACCAAAGCGAAAATGGGTGGCATAACGAAGCCGAACGAAGAGTCTATCATTGCGGCTGAAGCTGATATTGTATTCACAGGTATCTCCATGAGCGAAGATGCAGTGAAGAAACTGCGTGAACTGGGCATTACCATTTTCAAAACGGATCCAAAATCCATCGACGATGTGATGAACAATATTGAAACATTCGGTAAAATCACGGATCATCAAGAAAAAGCTCAGGAGATCATCACACAGATGAAACAGGATGTGACAGATGTAACTGAAGCAGTGAAGGCAGTTAAACCGGAAGAGAAGAAAAATGTATACGTTGAATTCTCCCCAGGCTGGACTGTGGGTAAAGGCGAATTTATGGATGAACTCATTACTGTAGCCGGTGGTAGCAATATTGCTTCGGACAAAGAGGGCTGGTATGAAATTAATGAAGAGAACGTAATTGCCTCCAACCCGGATGTGATTCTGTATGCCAACGATGTCATTGATGAAAACTCCAAAACACTGGATCAGATCATTAAAGCTCGCAGTGGCTGGGATCAAATCACGGCTGTGAAGAACGATGCAGTCATCGGCCTAGATGCCAATCTGCTCAGCCGTCCAGGCCCACGTGTAACCGAAGGTCTGAAAGAAGTAGCCAAAGCGATCTATCCTGACCTGTTCCAATGAGTAAAAAACTGGCCGTGTACGCATCGGCAGGGATCGCGCTGCTTGTGTTAACCGTGCTCATCTGCACGGGCATCGGTTCGGTTTCCTTGCCTATTCGTGACATTGCAGGTATTCTGCTTCATCACTTGCCATGGATCGGAGACTGGATCACGCCCGACTGGAGTGCAGCAGCTGAACAGATTATCTGGAAAGTCAGATTCCCACGTGTACTGCTTGCTGTGCTCGTGGGGGCATCGCTGGCGATTGCTGGTGCGGGATTCCAGGGGGTTCTTCGGAACCCGCTGGCAGACCCGTTCACTCTGGGCGTATCATCCGGTGCTTCGGTGGGTGCAGCCTTTTTGATTTTCTTCGGATTGCAGTATGCACTGATCGGAATCTGGACGTTGCCACTGGTAGCTTTTTTGACGGGCGTACTAACATTATGGTTTGTTATGTCCCTGGCTCGTGAAGGGCGCAAAATACCAACACACAGTCTGATTCTGGCTGGTGTAGTGATGCAAAGTTTCTTGGGAGCGGTGGTTTCCTTCCTGTCGACCATGTCGAAACAGACCATTAATGAAATTATATACTGGACGATGGGAAGTCTGGCTCTGCGTGGGTGGTCGTATACGGCCATCCTTTTCCCGTATTTTCTGTTAGGGCTGATCTTTCTCTGGAGCCGTGCACGTTCCTTGAATGTACTTGCGCTGGGAGAACGTCAAGCTGCGCATATCGGGGTTGGCGTCGATCGTTTGAAGTTGTCCGTGCTTGCTGTGGGAACACTTCTTACCGCAGGAGCAGTCTCTGTATCCGGTGTTATTGGCTTCGTTGGATTGGTGATTCCGCATATGCTTCGGCTGCTTGTGGGGCCTGACTATCGATTGCTGGTGCCTTTATCCGCCATTGGTGGCGCCATCTTCATGGTATGGGCAGACACGATTGCCCGATCCTTACTGGCGCCGACCGAAATTCCCCTTGGTGTGGTGACGGCCTTTGTAGGTGCACCATTCTTCGCTTACCTGTTACACCGGAACAAAAAACTGCAGAAGGGGATGATGCCATGAGTATGAATTCGGACGAACCGCTATTCGCAGTTACCGGGGCAGGTAAAATGTATGGCAGTCATCAAGCCCTGGATGCGGTGACCTGGCAGGTTACGGAGGGGGACTGGTGGGGTGTCGTTGGTCCAAATGGCAGTGGCAAGTCTACCCTGCTCCAGCTCCTTGCTGGAACGGAGCAGTCAAGCGCAGGCAGTATACGTATGGATGGCCGGGATATCGCCTCATACAGTCGGAAAGATCTATCACGCATGATTGCTGTGTTACAACAGGATGGCCTGCCTGCAATTTCTTATCCTGTGAGGGATGTCGTGGAGATGGGACGTTATCCATACCAGAATTGGCTTGGGCGAGAATCAGCAGATGGAGCGGCTGTAGTTGATCGTGTACTGGAAGAATTGGGATTGACCGATATGGCTGAAAGGCCTTT from Paenibacillus sp. FSL R5-0341 harbors:
- a CDS encoding Cof-type HAD-IIB family hydrolase; the encoded protein is MTYKLIAIDIDDTLINDNKEVTPATQTALEQAVAHGVTVTLATGRAYASAQALARQTGLNVPIITYQGALVKNLLDEKVLYERYVPQEASRKLYDYCLENNLHLQTYIDDKLYAREENDKLHDYAKLNGTQYYIESDFIKVIEQKTPKLLIIDEPDYLDKVAVDLRELLGPQVHITKSKPYFLEIMHNEGTKGHALTFLADHFGHQLSECIAIGDSWNDHEMLEVAGLGVAMGNAIPALKELADYITASNNEDGVKEVIEKFVLNAE
- the cbiB gene encoding adenosylcobinamide-phosphate synthase CbiB, whose amino-acid sequence is MAGAWIIIGAYILDRCIGDPRWIPHPVIGMGKAISALERSIRSRVSTDSGLKRAGLLFPLLIAGGAFVITWAFVYVLGLIHPVVAIVAEVVLIATTIASKGLKDAGMEVYHHLVQKDWPAARGSLGMIVGRDTAHLDEPEVVRGTVETVAENIVDAIVSPLFYALIGGAPLAMAYRAVNTLDSMVGYKNEKYMHLGWASARLDDWANWIPARLTAILLILGAWVMKLDAKGAARMVTRDARLHPSPNSGFPESAVAGALGIRLGGHNVYHGVASFRAYMGEATRPMAAEDIVRTTRLMFWSAGSFVILCTLVTLGIWLAGGTLLWK
- a CDS encoding EamA family transporter, whose protein sequence is MVGIAFTVMCLIFGTTFLAIKIGVEAGMPPFLSAGLRFIVAGALMFAWMWMKGKVNISLLWRKEMLITGAGLTFGTFATLYWAEQYVSSGVGAILSATGPLMIMLMQTALLRQKTSARMITGCLIGFAGVVLVVLPGVSIGGSPLWLWGCIAVLVGELCYSAGAIYSKKVINQFKEANPVAINAVQMMYGGLLLSLLSAVTESWNMSALDWVPAVSSVIYLTVVGSMVGHSLFYWIMSRTNPLFPATWLYISPPIAVGLGAIVYNEHVSWITWIGVALVVTGLLAMNEKVMDWLKRGGRTNPLVQTSKTVVK
- the cobD gene encoding threonine-phosphate decarboxylase CobD, with product MTGYIEVFGHGGDVETAASRFGGNAADFLDYSANINPLGPPKVVLEALEQGLQSVLRYPDPGHRGFKSVLSERLGVPQDRISVGNGAAESMALILLGLAPQKVGTVEPGFSEYRSLARQFGAEVQHVEGREELEWRAEPEDIERLMEQVDLLFLGQPNNPNGVQYSVEILHRLARKAEKTGTILVIDEAFMDFIPESRQHSLAPRLEEYPQVIIIRSMTKFYAIPGLRLGYALGRPEWIRAMTEKQVTWSVNGLALIAGEACLRSGERFEQDTLAQIARERARLKAGLESYGCVVTPGEANFILVRLPEPWTAASMQAALGERGILIRSCAMYPGLGERHVRLAVKDAEANECLLEALGSVMGRPDHKRHMIGAGGTCDDTAVL
- a CDS encoding ABC transporter ATP-binding protein; the protein is MYGSHQALDAVTWQVTEGDWWGVVGPNGSGKSTLLQLLAGTEQSSAGSIRMDGRDIASYSRKDLSRMIAVLQQDGLPAISYPVRDVVEMGRYPYQNWLGRESADGAAVVDRVLEELGLTDMAERPLDALSGGQRQRVALAKVMAQEPRLLLLDEPTTFLDIKYQLQFMELLSTWRQKNSITIVAVLHDLNLAAQFCDHILALREGKVVGNGTPHTLMTEDNIQDIFRVKPAMVNHPDNGIPQLLLRREKE
- a CDS encoding adenosylcobinamide amidohydrolase, whose product is MTLPFYNYYKNAEADENEYRSSSWPGLKITAHGQYIRAVSPAAASALSSAVYGGGMLELDRIFNIYVDRHYRCDDPPRDIERSLHEWKEQLDQCAGLLTAVRLEHTSIQEYTSEAFGILCCTTAGVSNAARAGSARTVFDTEGNEAVAVELLKSTTQSHFTKPYVPGTINVMLWFNGRMTSGAMVNAIQTAVEAKAAALADFGVADSENGLLATGTTTDAIVLALSQVHEHKPLIAYAGTATVIGAAIGRLVYDTIMESLQAGQQWKERNRV
- a CDS encoding iron chelate uptake ABC transporter family permease subunit, translating into MSKKLAVYASAGIALLVLTVLICTGIGSVSLPIRDIAGILLHHLPWIGDWITPDWSAAAEQIIWKVRFPRVLLAVLVGASLAIAGAGFQGVLRNPLADPFTLGVSSGASVGAAFLIFFGLQYALIGIWTLPLVAFLTGVLTLWFVMSLAREGRKIPTHSLILAGVVMQSFLGAVVSFLSTMSKQTINEIIYWTMGSLALRGWSYTAILFPYFLLGLIFLWSRARSLNVLALGERQAAHIGVGVDRLKLSVLAVGTLLTAGAVSVSGVIGFVGLVIPHMLRLLVGPDYRLLVPLSAIGGAIFMVWADTIARSLLAPTEIPLGVVTAFVGAPFFAYLLHRNKKLQKGMMP
- a CDS encoding histidine phosphatase family protein, coding for MEVTAGQNGSQQRNILFIRHGTTAWNVEKKYLGHTDIALLPDAERELASLREQLSNVSWDLIYCSDLLRCQQTLAMIGPHLLGHVKLEPRLREVDFGQWEGLTYDQLKDNQQYRDWIDAPQDVTPPEGESWQSFTARIDLFLQECIGSNCPSMPSPDSGVPTIIVVTHGGVIRYALSRLIANLEFWDTQVIPGQAIQVRLEQHRDQWVGTRVDFP
- a CDS encoding lipoate--protein ligase, which produces MLFVDNQGITDPSVNLAIEEYILKHLPMEDDSYLLFYINRPSIIIGKHQNTIEEINIEYVQDNGVQVVRRLSGGGAVYHDLGNLNFSFITADDGQSFHNFRKFTQPVVEALQELGVNAELTGRNDLQVGEKKISGNAQFSTRGRMFSHGTLMFNLNLDHVQASLNVNPEKFKSKSTKSVRSRVANIRDLIDSNLTIEQFRDELLRHIFRMEPQDVPQYTLTEKDWDKIKEISAERYSNWDWNYGLSPESNVKHTRKFPVGIIDLRMNIKDGRIEDIKIFGDFFGVGDVADIEDMLRGKRYEESEVRTALEGLDIKHYFGNLELEDFIGLVFLEE
- a CDS encoding ABC transporter substrate-binding protein; translated protein: MNFKNWKSVASLLSAAALALALAGCGNATTNEGTGTSQQPAQEQSQGQAQTDLKTQYPLTVTDATGESFTFEKAPAKIVSVSPAETETLFALGLDEQIVGVSDYDDYPEAATTKAKMGGITKPNEESIIAAEADIVFTGISMSEDAVKKLRELGITIFKTDPKSIDDVMNNIETFGKITDHQEKAQEIITQMKQDVTDVTEAVKAVKPEEKKNVYVEFSPGWTVGKGEFMDELITVAGGSNIASDKEGWYEINEENVIASNPDVILYANDVIDENSKTLDQIIKARSGWDQITAVKNDAVIGLDANLLSRPGPRVTEGLKEVAKAIYPDLFQ